The DNA window TTTTCAAAGCCGGCTCCTCCTTGTATTTTAGAAACAGATAAGATTACATTTTCAAAAATATCTTTTTGTGCTCTTTCTCCTGCCAAATGTTTAAACCATTCGATTTGTGGCCCTCTGTTTCGCGCAGAACCAAATCCCTGACTCTTGTGCATGCTACGGCTTTTTGAAGCGATTTCTCCATAAGAGCTCCCTAATAAAGCATTGTAACCTCCTACATCAAGTTTTAATAAATCAGTTGTATCGGCATTGGAATTCCTTTGGGGTTGAAAAGTATTCCATAAAAGTCTTTTTGGCTGCCATAGTTGAGTATATTTTAATTGCCAGGGGAATTTTTCTTGATTAGCGGCAGCTTCAAAAGCCTCAACTGCAAGCATTGCAGAAGCAGTATGATGTCCGTGTCCCCCTTCGCCCGTTGTTGGAAACCGGGTTATAATAATATCCGGCTTGAAATTTCTTATTACCCATACTACATCTGAAAGAATTTCATCCTTGCCCCATTTCTCAAAAGTTTCTTCAGGTTTTTTTGAATAACCAAAATCAACTGCACGTGAAAAAAATTGTTCTGCACCATCCACGCTTCTTGCAGCTAATAATTCCTGGGTTCTTATAATTCCTAATAATTCAGCCTTTTCTGTGCCAATTAAATTTTGTCCTCCATCTCCCCTTGTTAAAGACAAATAAGCAGTTTTACACTTTTTTTCACTCACCATCCAGGATAGCAATCTGGTGTTTTCATCATCAGGATGTGCTGCTATATACAATACTTTTGCAGGATTTTTAAGTTTTTCAATATTAAGCCTGATTTGTGCAGCATCTGCTTGTTTATAAGGTTGGGCTTCAGCCAAAAAAGGCATTAACAGGACTAAAAAAAATAAGCGCATCGATATTTAATAGTTAAATGAATAGTGGCAAAGATATGTTTTTGAAAATAATTTAAAGAAACACAACTTTGATTGCTCGGATTTTTTTTGACACTAAACTGTTTATTATCCATTAATACTTACTAAAAGCAACAATTTGTTCTAGATGGTGTATCCAGGACAGAAAAACAATCACTTACTTGAAATTACGTTGTAAAATTATTTAGATTTGCGGCCAATTTTATTCGGATGAAAAAGAAATCAGGAACATTAAAAAGAATTTTAAAATCCCTGTTAAAGGCAATTATTGGCTTGTTTGTTTTTAGTTTACTTATTGTCTTGGTATTTAAATGGGTTCCTGTTCCAGTTACTCCATTAATGTTAATAAGGCTGGCAGAACAAGGCATTGAGGGGAAAGATTTCAAACTCAAAAAAGATTGGGAACCATTAGATAAAATAGCTCATTTGCCACTAGCAGTGGTAGCTTCCGAAGATCAGCGTTTCCCCCATCATTGGGGATTTGATTTTGAATCCATTGAAAAAGCTTTCAAAGCAAATAAAAAAGGCAAAAGGATTAAAGGCGCTAGTACAATAAGCCAACAAACAGCTAAAAATGTTTTTTTATGGCAGGGACGAAATTATTTAAGAAAAGGCCTCGAGGTATATTTTACAGCCCTTATTGAACTTATTTGGGGAAAAGAAAGAATCCTTGAAGTTTACCTGAATGTAATAGAAATGGGTGATGGTATATACGGGGCACAGGCCGCCTCTCAAGCTTATTTTAAAAAAAATGCCTCTAATATTTCATCTCAACAAGCAGCCCTTATAGCGGCAATACTACCAAACCCAAGAAAATATTCCGCTCATAAGCCCTCAGGTTACATTCAAGGTAGGCAACAATGGGTTTTAAGGCAAATGAGAAATATTGGAAAACTGGATTTTGAGCCACAAGAAAAATCACAAGAAAAGCCAAAAAAAAGAAAAGGCAAGTAATACTAACTAAATGCCACTTTTAGGTAAGTTTGCATTGTTAAATTCAATCAACCAAAATTACACACCTGGGCAATAGGACCTTTAAAATATCAACATCATACTTATCCACAAAATTACCCCTCAAATCAAGACTTTGGAGTTTTTGAAGATTAGAAATATTTTCATTCAGATGAGTAATTTTATTGTTTTTCAAGGAAAGATGTTTAAGGTTTTTTAGTTTTACAAAGGAGGATGGAAGAATCCTTATTTCATTTTCATCAAGAATAAGTTCTTCAAGATTTTTTAGTTGGCCAATGTTTTCCGGCATTTCTTTTAAATTACATTTTACCAGGGTCAGCTTTTGGATACTTTCCCAAAGAAACAAATCATCAGCAAGAGTATCTAAAATTGTATTGAAAACAGTCAATTCCGAAAGGGAAGGCATCTTGCTAAGAAAGGGGGCTAGGTATAGAGTATCTTTGTTGTTTTGAATATTTAGGGATTTTAAACGGTAAAGGTTTTGGAATGAAGCCGGAAGTGAATCCAAATTCGTATCAATTAATTCCAGGTACATCAGGTTATTTAGCTTTCCAATATCTTCTGGCAAATCAGTTAATCCATTTTTTCTGCTGGATAAAAAAAGCAAGCCCTCAAGTTCACATATTTCATCTGGTAATTTTGTAAGGTAATTATTTCCAAATTGTAAAGCCTGAATATACTTTAGGTGAACTAATTTTTGTTGTTCCTTTTCGAAATATTGGTCAGTTAGATCAAGTTTAAAAGCTTTCTCCCAGTTTTTTGAAGCTGTGCTTATAGAAGAAAAAACGGGTGCATTATAGGTGCCAGATGTTTTAAAAGTTATTGGAGCATTTTTTTGAGAAAAAAGCAAGAAACTGTATAAAACCAAATTGATAACTAAATAAAATTGCTTCATAATTAAAAGGCGTTAAGAATTGCAAAGGCAGTTTCGTTTAAATTTTTTACGGCAAGGGGAATATCCCAGGATGCACGATTTCTTTTTTCAATAAAATTTGAAATTGACCTTATTTGAATACACGGAATTTTACTTTCGAAACAACTGTAAAAAAATGCTGCTCCTTCCATGCTTTCTGTTTGAGCATTATATTGATTAATTGTTTTTTCTATACTTTTTTTCTCACCGTGTACCAAATTTACTGTAATGCTTTCAACCTTTTGTAATAAGCCAATTACAGGATTTTTAACTTTGTTGATATTTATTAGCTTGTTGTTTGTAAATGGAAATTCATTTTCATCCATTAGCCCTAGTTCTGGCAAAGAGATAAATTTATCATCATCCTGGGCTCCCAATTCTGAAAAAACATCAGAAATTATTTCAACAACTTCACCTTTATTTACCTTTGAATTAAATGTACCGGCAATACCAAGGTTTAGTGCCAGGTCAAAATCATATTTGCCAAACACTCTTGCACATTCATAAGCAGTTGCTACCATTCCAATGCCTGTAACAAGTATATAAATGGTTAAAGAATTATGGGTGTATTTTCGTAATTTCCTATCAAGGACTTCAATCAATTTAAGATTATTTAAAAGGGGTGAAATTTCCTTTTCTGTAGCAACAACTATAATAATAATCATGCTACAAAGATATTTATTTTAGTGCAGCCTTTAAATTTTGGTTTATCTTTGTTTTTTATCTTAAGAAAAATGATTTTTATTACACGCAAAGAACATTTTAATGCCGCACATAAATTATGGCGGGAGGAGTGGAGCCAGGAAAAGAACATGCAGGTATTCGGAAAATGTTCAAACCCCAATTGGCATGGGCACAATTATAATTTATTTGTAACTGTAAAGGGAAATCCCAATCCTGAAACAGGTTTTGTAGTTGATCTTAAACACCTCAGTAAAATAATCAGAGCCAATGTAATTGAGGATCTTGACCATAAAAATATTAATTTGGATGTGCCATGGATGAAAGGAAAAATGGCTTCTACAGAAATTTTAGTTATTGAAATCTGGAAGAGGCTTCAAAAGGAGGTTGAAGGCCTTGGATGTGAGTTGCATTCCATTAAGCTCTTTGAAACAGAAAATAATTTTGTGGAATATTTTGGCCTTTAAAAATAAGTTTTGCGATTTTTATTTGCCTTTATAAACCAGTTGTCATTAAATGGAACAAGCCTATGAGCTTAGTTATAAGGAACACACAAAATTTTATATAAGATTCCTTTGCATTTTTAATTAAATTATTCCTAATGAATCAAAAAGACGATACAAGTTTTGAGAATTTTGAAGAAACTGAAATTCAAGGTTATTCAAAACTCGATAAATACAACAAAGGAAAAATAGATTCCATTGCTGGGAGCTACCGTTCAATATTGGAAGATATTGGAGAAGACACAACACGTGAGGGCTTGTTAAAGACCCCGGAACGTATGGCAAAGGCAATTCAGTTTCTTACTCACGGATACGATCTTAACCCTGGGGAAATTCTTAAGTCAGCTATTTTTAAGGAAGATTACAAACAAATGGTTTTGGTGAAAGATATAGAAGTTTATTCTCTTTGTGAACACCATTTACTGCCTTTCTTTGGAAAAGCATATGTAGCATACATTCCAAATGGTTATATCACCGGTTTGAGCAAAATACCCCGTATAGTAGATGCCTTTGCCCGAAGATTGCAAGTTCAGGAACGCCTAACCTACGATATAAGAGATTGTATCCAGGAAACTTTAAACCCTTTGGGCGTTGCTGTTGTTATTGAATGTTCCCATCTTTGCATGCAAATGAGAGGAATTCAAAAGCAAAATTCAGTAACAACCACCTCTGCTTTTACCGGGGAGTTTTTAAAGGACTCTACCCGTGCGGAATTTATTAGTTTGATTTCAGCAAAACTCAGCTAAAAAAATAGTTATTTTTAGCCTTTTAAATTAAAGACAGTTTTTACATTAATATAGCGTATAAATGAAAGCATATATTTTTCCAGGGCAAGGTTCTCAATTTTCAGGAATGGGTAAAGACCTTTATGATTCTTCAATTCAGGCAAAAAATATTTTTGAACAAGCAAATGATATTCTTGGTTTTAGGATTACAGATATCATGTTCAGCGGAACTGAAGAAGATTTAAGACAAACAAATGTTACACAGCCTGCAATTTTTTTACATTCAGTTGTTAAGGCAAAATCATTAAAATCAGAGTCAAGACCAAATATGGTTGCTGGCCATTCACTGGGAGAATTTTCCGCATTAGTAGCAAATGAAACATTAAGTTTTGAAGATGCTCTTGTACTTGTTTCAAAAAGAGCAATGGCAATGCAAAAAGCTTGTCTTGCTCAACCATCTACCATGGCAGCCATAATTGGGCTTGCCGATAATGTAGTTGAGGAAATTTGCAATACAATAACAGAAATAGTTGTTCCTGCTAATTATAATTGCCCTGGACAATTGGTTATTTCCGGCTCAATTAAAGGAGTAAATATTGCCTGTGAAAAATTAATTCATGCAGGTGCAAAGCGCGCCTTGATTTTACCTGTGGGAGGTGCTTTTCACTCACCCCTAATGGAGCCTGCACAAACAGAACTTGAAGCAGCAATTCAAGCAACTAATTTTATGCATCCTTTTTGCCCTGTTTATCAAAATGTAACTGCTTATGCTGTTTCTGATCCAGAACAAATTAAAAAGAATTTAATTGAGCAACTTACATCTCCTGTAAAGTGGACTCAAACGGTTTTGAAAATGATTGCCGATGGAACAAATGTTTTTGTTGAAGTTGGCCCTGGAAAGGTTCTTCAGGGATTAGTGAAAAAGGTTGAGCGTAATATGGAAGCCTATAGTGCTTAATTAATTTGAATAGAAGTTAAACTTGCAGTTAATTAGAGGAATTAAATGAAGAAAATTATTTTATTGTTTGTCCTGTTTGTAGGGGTTTGCTTTGGGTCTCAAGCTCAGTTTTTACACGCTTATGGCGCAACCCTAGGTATTACCAGAGCAACGGAAATAGGATGGCTTTCTGCTTCTGATACTCCTCAAAAAATGAAATACCGAACAGGATTTAACGGAAGTTTGTTTTTGGAATTTTTTAATCATGATGTTTTCACCTGGGTTATGGAAGCCCAATACAATCAAAAAGGAGTAAGAATGCTTGATGAATTTGGCAATGTTGATTTCAAACACAGGACCAATTATGGCAGTTTTAATAATTTTTTAAAAGCAAGAGCAGAGGGTATAGACATAAATTTGTATGTTTTAGCAGGACCACGCATTGAATATTTGATTTCTCAAAATTCCACTTTACCTTTTAATCAATTGCATTTTAGTATTTCAGGTGGAGTAGGTTGTGATTTTAATTATTGGGAACCCATTATCTTTTTTACCGAAGTGCATTTTAACCCTGATATTACCCCTTCTGCTAATGTAGGTCGCGGACAAACTATCAGAAATCGGGCCTTGGAATTAAGAATAGGAATTAAAAAGAAAATTCAATCAGGACGTAATAGAGATGTTTGTCCGCCCGTTTTTCTATAATTGGCTGTTTAAAAGGTTCTCCTTTTTTAAAATTTTATTCAGGTATTTTTCTTTTCTGCACTGTTCAAGCAAATTTACGTGATTCATGTTATGGCAATCACTTCCTAATAATTCAATCATGTCTTCATCCACCATTCGTTCAGCAATTTTTTTTGTGTCCAGTGAATAATGGCCAGTAAGGGAATTGATATTCATTTG is part of the Bacteroidota bacterium genome and encodes:
- the fabD gene encoding ACP S-malonyltransferase, translated to MKAYIFPGQGSQFSGMGKDLYDSSIQAKNIFEQANDILGFRITDIMFSGTEEDLRQTNVTQPAIFLHSVVKAKSLKSESRPNMVAGHSLGEFSALVANETLSFEDALVLVSKRAMAMQKACLAQPSTMAAIIGLADNVVEEICNTITEIVVPANYNCPGQLVISGSIKGVNIACEKLIHAGAKRALILPVGGAFHSPLMEPAQTELEAAIQATNFMHPFCPVYQNVTAYAVSDPEQIKKNLIEQLTSPVKWTQTVLKMIADGTNVFVEVGPGKVLQGLVKKVERNMEAYSA
- the folE gene encoding GTP cyclohydrolase I FolE; translated protein: MNQKDDTSFENFEETEIQGYSKLDKYNKGKIDSIAGSYRSILEDIGEDTTREGLLKTPERMAKAIQFLTHGYDLNPGEILKSAIFKEDYKQMVLVKDIEVYSLCEHHLLPFFGKAYVAYIPNGYITGLSKIPRIVDAFARRLQVQERLTYDIRDCIQETLNPLGVAVVIECSHLCMQMRGIQKQNSVTTTSAFTGEFLKDSTRAEFISLISAKLS
- a CDS encoding 6-carboxytetrahydropterin synthase, which gives rise to MIFITRKEHFNAAHKLWREEWSQEKNMQVFGKCSNPNWHGHNYNLFVTVKGNPNPETGFVVDLKHLSKIIRANVIEDLDHKNINLDVPWMKGKMASTEILVIEIWKRLQKEVEGLGCELHSIKLFETENNFVEYFGL
- a CDS encoding outer membrane beta-barrel protein, which encodes MKKIILLFVLFVGVCFGSQAQFLHAYGATLGITRATEIGWLSASDTPQKMKYRTGFNGSLFLEFFNHDVFTWVMEAQYNQKGVRMLDEFGNVDFKHRTNYGSFNNFLKARAEGIDINLYVLAGPRIEYLISQNSTLPFNQLHFSISGGVGCDFNYWEPIIFFTEVHFNPDITPSANVGRGQTIRNRALELRIGIKKKIQSGRNRDVCPPVFL
- the mtgA gene encoding monofunctional biosynthetic peptidoglycan transglycosylase; translation: MKKKSGTLKRILKSLLKAIIGLFVFSLLIVLVFKWVPVPVTPLMLIRLAEQGIEGKDFKLKKDWEPLDKIAHLPLAVVASEDQRFPHHWGFDFESIEKAFKANKKGKRIKGASTISQQTAKNVFLWQGRNYLRKGLEVYFTALIELIWGKERILEVYLNVIEMGDGIYGAQAASQAYFKKNASNISSQQAALIAAILPNPRKYSAHKPSGYIQGRQQWVLRQMRNIGKLDFEPQEKSQEKPKKRKGK
- the mqnB gene encoding futalosine hydrolase, which encodes MIIIIVVATEKEISPLLNNLKLIEVLDRKLRKYTHNSLTIYILVTGIGMVATAYECARVFGKYDFDLALNLGIAGTFNSKVNKGEVVEIISDVFSELGAQDDDKFISLPELGLMDENEFPFTNNKLININKVKNPVIGLLQKVESITVNLVHGEKKSIEKTINQYNAQTESMEGAAFFYSCFESKIPCIQIRSISNFIEKRNRASWDIPLAVKNLNETAFAILNAF